From Pseudomonas sp. G2-4:
GACACGGCCGGTTATTCGCGTCAGCAGACCGTGCAGACCACCAAGGCCTCCAACCAATACGGCAACGTGTTCATCGGCTCCGGCACAACCCTGGCCGACGTGCGCCGGGTGTATAACTCCTATCTTGAAGCTCAGCTGAAAACCACCACCTCGCTCAACAGTGACGCGGCGGCCTATCAGGGACAAATCACCCCGCTCGATTCCCTGTTGTCGGACAGCGGCACCGGCATGAACGGCGCGCTGACCAAGTTTTTTGCCTCGGTGCAAAACGTCAATGCCAAGCCTGGTGACGATGCTTCCCGTCAGTTGCTGCTCAGCGACGCCCAGGCCTTGAGCAACCGTTTCAACTCGATCGCCAGCCAACTGACGGCACAGAACGAGAATATCAACGGCAACCTGACGAACATGGTTGAACAGATCAACAACCTGGCTGCCACCGTTGCTCAACTGAACAAGAAGATCGCCGAGGTCTCCAACTCCGGTGGTGCTCCTAACGACCTGCTCGATGCCCGCAACGAGACCATTCTCCAACTGTCGACCTTCACGGGTACTCAGGTTGTGGAAAACGGCAGCAGCCTGGACATCTATCTGGGCTCCGGCCAGCCGCTGGTGATGGGCAGCACCGTCAATACCCTGCAAGCCGTGCCGGACAAGAACGATCCGGGACGCGTGGGCATCCAGCTCAACAGCGGTTCCAGTTCGATGGACCTGACTTCGGTGCTCACCGGTGGCGAGATTGGCGGCCTGATGCGCTACCGCAGTACCGTGCTCGACCCGGCTATGAACGAGCTGGGGCGCGTGGCCCTGGTGGTCGCCGACCAGATGAACGCCATTCAGGCCTCGGGCATCGACAAGAACGGCGCTTTCGGTTCCAACCTGTTCAGCAGCATCAACAGCGCCGCTCAGATGAGCCAGCGCAGCGTCGCCGCGTTGACCAACAGCGCAGGCTCCGGCAACTTCAACGTGGCCATCGAGGACACCGGCAAGCTGACCACCAACGACTACAAAATCACCTTCACCACGGGCACGGACTATACCGTCCAGCGCCTGCCCGACGGCACGTCGATGGGCGCGTTCAACACTGCGACCACACCGCCACCGGTGGTCGATGGCTTCTCGCTGACCTTCGGCAGCGGCCCGGCGGTGGCCGGTGATTCGTTCAAGATCACCCCGACCCGTAACGCGGCGACCAGCATCAAGACCGAAATGACCGATTCCAAGCGGCTGGCGATTGCCGCGCCGTTGGGCGCAGCCATCACACCGGGCGGCAGCGGTACGCTGACCATTCCGGCCAGTGGCCAGCCGACGATGACCACCAAGCTGGACATCTACGACGAAGCCACCACCACCATCATCCAGAACGGCATCAAGAGCTCCATGCCGGTCAAGGTGGTGTTTGGTGCGACGTCCACCGACGGCACCAGCCAGGCTTACCGATTGCTGGATGCTAAAGGCGGCCTCATCAGCAGCGGCACGATCAAGCCTGGCCAGAGCAATACCCTGAGCTTGAGTGTCCCGCTCAAGGACGCCAGCGGCACGCCGATCATGGATTCGTCTGTTCCACCGGTGCAACGCACTGTCACGTTTGACATGTCCATCGCTGGTTCGCCATCCGAAGGTGCCGGTATTGATGTCAGCCTCAGTCAGCCCGGCACCCTGGACAACCGTAACGGTACGGTTCTGGCCGGCTTGCAGACTGCCAAGACCGTGGACACCGGTTCCGCCAGCAAAGGGATTTCCCTGAACGACGCCTACGGCAAGCTGGTGGAGGGTGTCGGCTCCAAGGCCGCCCAGGGCAAGCTCGACAGCGCCGCCACTGGTGCAATCCTGGACAACGCCAAGACCGCCCGCGACTCGTTGTCGGGCGTGGACCTGGATGAAGAAACCGGCAACCTGGTCAAGTTTCAGCAGTACTACACCGCGTCTTCGCAGATCATCAAGGCTGCGCAGGAAATCTTCAGCACATTGATCAACAGTCTTTAAGGAGCCGTAGCCCATGCGCATTTCCACCTCCCAGTTTTACGAGAGCACGGCTGCGAACTACCAGAAAAACTTTGCCAAGGTGGTTAAGACCAGCGAAGAAGCCAGTAGCTTGGTACGCATCAATACTGCCGCCGATGATCCGGTTGGGGCTTCGCGTCTGCTGCAGTTGGGCACTCAGGCGTCGATGCTTGCCCAGTACGAAACCAACGCCAACACCATCAAGGCGACCCTGGGCACGACTGAAGCCGTAATGACCAGCATCGGTAATGTGCTGCAGCGCGCCAAGGAATTGGCCGTCGGTGCCGG
This genomic window contains:
- the flgK gene encoding flagellar hook-associated protein FlgK yields the protein MSLLNIGMSGLSASQTALVTTGNNIANVDTAGYSRQQTVQTTKASNQYGNVFIGSGTTLADVRRVYNSYLEAQLKTTTSLNSDAAAYQGQITPLDSLLSDSGTGMNGALTKFFASVQNVNAKPGDDASRQLLLSDAQALSNRFNSIASQLTAQNENINGNLTNMVEQINNLAATVAQLNKKIAEVSNSGGAPNDLLDARNETILQLSTFTGTQVVENGSSLDIYLGSGQPLVMGSTVNTLQAVPDKNDPGRVGIQLNSGSSSMDLTSVLTGGEIGGLMRYRSTVLDPAMNELGRVALVVADQMNAIQASGIDKNGAFGSNLFSSINSAAQMSQRSVAALTNSAGSGNFNVAIEDTGKLTTNDYKITFTTGTDYTVQRLPDGTSMGAFNTATTPPPVVDGFSLTFGSGPAVAGDSFKITPTRNAATSIKTEMTDSKRLAIAAPLGAAITPGGSGTLTIPASGQPTMTTKLDIYDEATTTIIQNGIKSSMPVKVVFGATSTDGTSQAYRLLDAKGGLISSGTIKPGQSNTLSLSVPLKDASGTPIMDSSVPPVQRTVTFDMSIAGSPSEGAGIDVSLSQPGTLDNRNGTVLAGLQTAKTVDTGSASKGISLNDAYGKLVEGVGSKAAQGKLDSAATGAILDNAKTARDSLSGVDLDEETGNLVKFQQYYTASSQIIKAAQEIFSTLINSL